A window of Pantoea agglomerans contains these coding sequences:
- a CDS encoding alpha/beta hydrolase gives MTIKHTVLALALAAASANSFADAPQPERHVENFLHALNSSGGKPIEQLSPQAAREVLIGAQKGATLPDAEVTEKTIEVNGQPLKLNIVKPKGAQGTLPVFMFFHGGGWVLGDFQTHERLVRDLVVESGAAAVFVNYTPSPEAHYPVAINQAYAATRWVAEHGAEIGVDGKRLALAGNSVGGNMVAAVALQAKQQHTPAIRYDLMLWPVTDARFDTGSYQQFQKGYFLTRNMMKWFWDNYTTRASDRNNILASPLRATREQLQGLPPTLIQTAELDVLRDEGEAFGRKLDAAGVDVTVTRYNGLIHDYGLLNGLSEVPAVRTALRQAADGLKTHLK, from the coding sequence ATGACCATTAAGCATACCGTTTTAGCGCTGGCGCTGGCCGCCGCGTCCGCCAACAGCTTTGCCGACGCGCCTCAGCCTGAGCGTCACGTAGAGAATTTTCTGCATGCGCTGAACAGCAGCGGCGGCAAACCTATTGAACAGCTCTCGCCGCAGGCGGCACGCGAAGTGCTGATCGGTGCGCAAAAAGGGGCAACGCTGCCTGACGCCGAGGTAACGGAAAAGACGATTGAGGTAAACGGCCAGCCTTTAAAGCTGAATATCGTGAAGCCTAAAGGGGCGCAGGGCACGCTGCCGGTATTTATGTTCTTTCACGGCGGCGGCTGGGTATTAGGGGATTTCCAGACCCATGAACGCCTGGTGCGTGACCTGGTGGTTGAGTCGGGCGCCGCCGCGGTGTTCGTTAACTACACGCCGTCGCCGGAGGCGCACTATCCCGTCGCCATCAACCAGGCTTACGCCGCCACCCGCTGGGTCGCCGAGCACGGCGCCGAAATTGGCGTAGATGGCAAGCGGCTGGCGCTGGCAGGCAACAGCGTCGGCGGCAATATGGTAGCGGCCGTGGCGCTGCAGGCGAAGCAGCAGCATACCCCGGCGATTCGCTACGATCTGATGCTGTGGCCGGTGACCGACGCGCGCTTCGATACCGGCTCCTATCAGCAGTTCCAGAAGGGCTATTTCCTGACGCGTAATATGATGAAATGGTTCTGGGATAACTACACCACCAGGGCGAGCGACCGTAACAATATTCTGGCGTCGCCGCTGCGCGCCACCCGCGAACAGCTGCAGGGGCTGCCGCCAACCTTAATCCAGACCGCCGAGCTTGACGTGCTGCGCGACGAAGGCGAGGCCTTTGGCCGCAAGCTGGACGCCGCGGGCGTCGACGTCACGGTAACGCGCTACAACGGGCTGATCCACGACTACGGCTTGCTGAACGGGCTGAGCGAGGTACCGGCGGTGCGTACCGCGCTGCGCCAGGCGGCAGACGGGCTGAAAACGCACCTGAAGTGA